The following DNA comes from Cygnus atratus isolate AKBS03 ecotype Queensland, Australia chromosome 23, CAtr_DNAZoo_HiC_assembly, whole genome shotgun sequence.
CGAAATCCTCCCTCAGGTCTGCGTGGGGCAGAGCCGGGCACGGGGTCACTGCAGCAGTTCCCGGCCTGGCCCCACGTATAAAAGAGGAGCAGCCACCGGGCACCTTGCTTTGTGCAGCGAAGCTTTGCCTTAAGGAAAGGGGTGACCCAAAGATTTCCCAACCGGTGACCCACAACCGTGTGGGGTGCCAGAGCCTCGGCCACGTGCGCCTGGAGGACAGGAGCCACGCGGCTCGTGGCCATGCGGGATGAGAAGCCCCAGACCAACCCCGGGGAGGCAGCCCTGCAAGCTGGGGGCTCTCGTGCCCTCCCAAACCCCATCCAACGTGCCCCCCCACGCACGCCGTACCGAGATGCCTTTGCAGGAAGGCCAGAGCCGCCCGGCTGGTGATGTCCAGGCCCTTGTGGGGGTCGAGGGTGCCCCCCATGCTGAAGATGCGCTTGACGAGCTTCCCGGTGAGAAAGGCGAAGTCGGTTTGGCTGTGGTGCACGGACcccctggggaagggaagggaagggagcgTGGCAGGGGTCCTGCTGCTCCCGGCCGGCTCCACGCTGCTCCcttcggggcgggggggaccaCCGGgtgcctgcccccagccccgacTCACAGCACGGTTATGATCCTCGTCTGGCTGTTTCTGGAGCTCAGCCTCTTCATTTTGGCGATGCTTTCCGGCGTCTGGAACTTCTCAGCATTGATGAAGAGCACGGGCCTGGGCACCTCCGGGTACAGCGTGTTCTCCAGGGGGAACATCCAGGCGTCGAGAGCCACCGCGCACCTGCGCGGGACGGATGCACGGCGCTGGCCTCGGGCAGCCCCtggtcccccagcccctcggcaGCATCCCCGGAGCCGCTCACCTGAAGCTGGGCTCCTTCACCAAGGCCAGCACGGCGGTCACCCCCCCGAACGAATGGCCCATGACAGCCACTTTGGCCAGATCAACGCCATCCTGAAAAAAGGGTGAGCCAGCGTGGCTCCGCATACGTCCCCAGGAAAAGACGCATGGAACGCGACCTGATCCTGCCTGCAACCCCCCCAGCCCGGCGAAGCCCCCGGGCTGCTCCCCCGGCACCCCCGGAGCCGGGTACCTTCAGCACGGAGAGGTCGAAGTCCGGGTGCAGGACGTTGGGGACGGGCTGACCGCCGCGGATGGCCTGGAAGAGCCGGAGCGCCCGCACGCACTCGTTCGCTCTCTGATGAACCTGCAGCGAGAGTTGCCCTGGGCAATTAGCCCCCTGCTAATTACAGGCAGGGTCCTCACGGTGCTGCCTTCCCCAGTGTGTCCCCTCCCAGGGTCTTCACTCTAAACCCACAACGCTCGGCCAGGCTTTCCCTGAATTACGACGAGCgagagaggctgcagcacagcggCTCCCGCAGGGCTGCAGTGAATTTATCGGGGTGGTTTCCTTTTTCACTGCGATTCACTCCATCTGATACCACAGACCGCTGGAGATAACCCAAAGCCCCCGAAATCCCTCAGTGCTGAGCCGTGCCGGGGAGATGCTGCCCTTCGGCCGAGCCTCTgctatatttataataataataatctctgCTGGATTTATCGTTCCCTTTCAACACATGAATTGAGCATAAGCGCATGAGCATAAGCTCGTGGGGTCATTTTTATAGGGAACTATTTCCCTTATCTGTGCCACGTGCTGTGAAATGGGGCATATGCGAAGCTAACAGGCTGGGAAGCGATTCGGGGCTGCTAAAACACCTCCAGCCGCTCCGTGTCCTGCAGTTCTCCTGCCACAGCTCTCAGCTCCCGGGGTAATCCCCGAGAGGGAGCAAGCGGAGCACAACCAGCaccagcagcggcagcagcagggctgcagacaCGGCCGAGCCcccccaggctggggacagTCCGGCTCCCCGGGGCACCGGTGACCTTACGCACGCGGGGACGTGGCCAAACCCAGCCGGGCTCCAGCCGGTGTCAGCCTAAAGCCAGGCAGAGGGGGCCCAGGAAACGACGACAACCAGGCTGGGCGGATTTTGATCAGCTTGCGAGGAAGAAGCTCGGGCTCAGCCCCAGAATTGCCACTGTACGGGttggggaagggcaggagaagcCCCCAGGGAGCACAGCTCGGCTCACCCTGGGGTGGGGATTTGATGCGTCCCGCTTTGCCCACCCttagccccccccccccgcccagtaCCTGCATGTTCCGAAAATAAAACTCCTTCTGTCCCGGGGGCACCCGCTGGTGGTGGATCCACTGCTCCTGCCCGCTCCCCGCCGTGCAGAAATACGTCACGGAGGCAGAGCGGTCCCTGCGGCAGCGGGAGGGCAGAGGGCACgtgggggggcagcaccccaCATCCAGACCCCCGTTGGAGGCACCAGCGGGATCGTTTCCCTCTCGGGACCACCGGACCCGTGAGGCAGCGGGGTCCGGGTGCCAACCTGTGCTCCAGCGCCGCCACCACGAAGCCCCGGGACGCCAGCTCCATGCAGATGGACGAGTACAGGGTGCTGTGAAGGGCCCCCAGTGGGGTCAGGGCTCCCACCCGGGTCCCCGTCCCGGctccagccccgagcccccggccCGTCCTCCTACCGAAAAGCCCCCAGGCCGTGGGAGAAGATGACCAGCGGGTACCCGCCGCTGCGGGGTTTGAAAGGCGCCTTCCAGCTCACCGGCACTCTGAAGGAGCCTGCGGGGAAGAGAAGGGACCCCGGAAAAAACAGGGGGACGGGCACCGGGGTGCTGCTGCCGCAGCGGGTCCCCGCTCGGCTCCGTCACCACCCACAGCACCCTC
Coding sequences within:
- the PAFAH2 gene encoding platelet-activating factor acetylhydrolase 2, cytoplasmic isoform X2, which gives rise to MGGEQSLALPPGKGPHCVGCVDVMVGHTQQGLFLRLFYPCEPREGAERPRWIPRYEYCRGLADFTGHSRRWGAPLLHVAFGSFRVPVSWKAPFKPRSGGYPLVIFSHGLGAFRTLYSSICMELASRGFVVAALEHRDRSASVTYFCTAGSGQEQWIHHQRVPPGQKEFYFRNMQVHQRANECVRALRLFQAIRGGQPVPNVLHPDFDLSVLKDGVDLAKVAVMGHSFGGVTAVLALVKEPSFRCAVALDAWMFPLENTLYPEVPRPVLFINAEKFQTPESIAKMKRLSSRNSQTRIITVLGSVHHSQTDFAFLTGKLVKRIFSMGGTLDPHKGLDITSRAALAFLQRHLGKASLHKARCPVAAPLLYVGPGRELLQ
- the PAFAH2 gene encoding platelet-activating factor acetylhydrolase 2, cytoplasmic isoform X1 — translated: MGGEQSLALPPGKGPHCVGCVDVMVGHTQQGLFLRLFYPCEPREGAERPRWIPRYEYCRGLADFTGHSRRWGAPLLHVAFGSFRVPVSWKAPFKPRSGGYPLVIFSHGLGAFRTLYSSICMELASRGFVVAALEHRDRSASVTYFCTAGSGQEQWIHHQRVPPGQKEFYFRNMQVHQRANECVRALRLFQAIRGGQPVPNVLHPDFDLSVLKDGVDLAKVAVMGHSFGGVTAVLALVKEPSFRCAVALDAWMFPLENTLYPEVPRPVLFINAEKFQTPESIAKMKRLSSRNSQTRIITVLGSVHHSQTDFAFLTGKLVKRIFSMGGTLDPHKGLDITSRAALAFLQRHLDLREDFDRWDHLLDGIGDSVVPEAPPCLSNL